The Candidatus Koribacter versatilis Ellin345 genome has a segment encoding these proteins:
- the rsmG gene encoding 16S rRNA (guanine(527)-N(7))-methyltransferase RsmG, which translates to MPGVEIARIAELLDPIVVAERQLEQISVYLDLLLKWNARMNLTAVRDPEQIVLRHFGESLFAARELFPDPDATGSLVDVGSGAGFPGVPIAIERPGLSVTLIEAHGKKATFLKEVVRSTRLTNASVQAIRAEEYVGVADVVTMRAVEEFASILPVSARLVRPGGRLACLLGSPQAAEAEGVIGECWRTERTVYFPGSTQRVLWIGQRAQK; encoded by the coding sequence ATGCCGGGCGTGGAGATTGCGCGTATTGCTGAGTTGCTGGACCCCATCGTGGTCGCCGAGCGACAGCTTGAGCAGATCTCCGTCTATTTAGATCTGCTGCTGAAGTGGAACGCGCGCATGAACCTGACGGCGGTACGCGATCCCGAACAAATCGTATTGCGACATTTTGGCGAATCGCTGTTCGCGGCCCGCGAACTGTTCCCTGACCCGGACGCGACAGGATCCCTGGTGGATGTAGGGTCCGGCGCCGGATTTCCCGGAGTGCCGATCGCGATCGAGCGCCCAGGGCTGAGCGTGACCTTGATCGAGGCCCATGGCAAGAAAGCCACGTTCCTCAAAGAAGTAGTGCGTTCCACGAGACTCACCAATGCCTCTGTACAGGCGATCCGGGCAGAGGAATACGTGGGGGTGGCAGATGTGGTTACCATGCGCGCGGTGGAAGAATTTGCGTCAATTCTCCCGGTTTCAGCAAGACTCGTGCGCCCCGGCGGACGGCTTGCCTGCCTTCTAGGATCTCCGCAAGCTGCTGAGGCAGAAGGTGTTATAGGAGAGTGCTGGCGGACGGAACGAACTGTTTACTTTCCTGGTTCCACCCAGCGAGTGCTGTGGATTGGGCAGCGAGCTCAGAAATAG
- a CDS encoding YybH family protein → MKSIRVAVCLAVIFLIFAASGRAQSAPDKAYLQKIWDGWQTLNADNQTQYYAQGPHQFFDIAPVKYNNWDEYKKTVGEDLAQYSKATFKINDDAQIHKAGDIYWGSCTIDSDMLRKDGKSEKNTFRWTFIFQKQNGKWLIVHEHVSMAMPS, encoded by the coding sequence ATGAAATCAATTCGTGTCGCCGTCTGTCTCGCGGTTATCTTTCTTATATTTGCAGCTTCCGGCCGCGCACAGTCGGCGCCCGACAAAGCCTATCTGCAGAAGATCTGGGACGGCTGGCAGACCCTCAACGCGGATAACCAGACGCAGTACTATGCGCAGGGCCCGCACCAGTTCTTCGACATCGCCCCGGTGAAATACAACAATTGGGATGAGTACAAAAAGACGGTCGGCGAAGACCTGGCGCAATACTCGAAAGCCACGTTTAAAATCAACGACGACGCCCAGATCCACAAGGCTGGCGATATCTACTGGGGTTCCTGCACCATCGATTCGGACATGCTTCGCAAAGACGGGAAGAGCGAGAAGAACACGTTCCGCTGGACCTTCATCTTCCAGAAGCAGAATGGAAAGTGGTTGATCGTGCACGAGCACGTTTCCATGGCGATGCCGAGCTGA
- a CDS encoding gamma-butyrobetaine hydroxylase-like domain-containing protein, whose translation MSADPKSVKVHKTEGTGMEIEWKDGHRSAYTFPWLRDACPCALCIEEREKEGRKPGDPLKAIAGALPMFKALARPTEAEAVGKYAIRFTWNDGHQHGIYSWEYLRENCTCPECKMKRDAAAVAQGEAVDEGEGKPN comes from the coding sequence ATGAGTGCTGATCCGAAGTCGGTCAAAGTGCATAAGACCGAAGGCACGGGGATGGAAATCGAGTGGAAGGACGGGCACCGCTCGGCTTACACCTTCCCCTGGCTGCGCGATGCTTGCCCGTGTGCGTTGTGTATTGAAGAACGAGAAAAAGAAGGGCGCAAGCCAGGCGATCCGCTGAAGGCAATTGCCGGGGCGCTGCCGATGTTCAAAGCGCTGGCACGGCCCACGGAAGCCGAGGCGGTGGGGAAGTATGCGATCCGCTTTACGTGGAACGATGGGCACCAGCATGGGATTTACTCGTGGGAGTATCTGCGGGAGAACTGCACGTGTCCGGAGTGCAAGATGAAGCGGGATGCGGCGGCAGTGGCGCAAGGCGAAGCAGTGGATGAGGGCGAGGGGAAGCCGAACTGA
- a CDS encoding ATP-dependent helicase, with the protein MQFLEKLNPQQREAVETVHGPVLILAGAGSGKTRVITYRIAYLIEKVGVSPDSILAMTFTNKAAAEMQERVEHLVGGRTLAKPVISTFHSFCVRVLRRDIEALQINGKGYRKDFAIYDESDQQSLVKSAMKRLGIDDKQLTVRNVLSRISHAKNHLLDPQEVYLQSGDPKVERIAQIYKVYESELAKANALDFDDLLLMTNKLLKTSTEVRERYNRRFQYVLIDEYQDTNRPQYEIMRALAGTLHNVCAVGDEDQSIYSWRGADIRNILEFEQDFPEAKIVRLEQNYRSTQNILEAASAVVKNNLKRKGKNLWTERMGGAKVGYYEAPDGENESLFVADYINKYLMIAHDEDDEPKRAAVLYRTNSQSRLFEEAMRRYGIKYNVVGGFSFYERAEIKDMISYLKLIQNPSDSVALLRTINTPTRGIGKTTVEQIERIALETNLPLWDALGHIVEQRLMQPRACAALKGFRELIQDARAMLYGKFEERLVETAQVSKPEESDAAEPEIADEDLQDNMAFDFGELEPDAEEFSPEALGTAEEAAPEKVEGFRSPGENANVSEVLKFLIDRTGYIKQLEAEDTPESLARIENLRELVNAAMDSRDRGETIADFLDHAALVADTDDIEAGAQVTLMTMHAAKGLEFPLVFIVGMEEGLFPSSRTLMNPDEVEEERRLCYVGMTRAMRILVLSRARYRRRYGTDMPDASTASRFLSEVPPQLFEDIGSPQKKTPVFGDDSYSTHYDYENEDQRPQYGRTKQKTSYGGGSTYNSIDNIAEFFASRGKKFNRPSVPMEEPHGKRGFRPGQKVKHPKYGEGTVYQREGEGEEAKITVQFPRFGLKKLVEKFAQLEKA; encoded by the coding sequence TTGCAGTTCCTCGAAAAACTGAATCCCCAGCAGCGCGAGGCGGTGGAAACCGTCCATGGACCGGTGTTGATTCTCGCAGGCGCGGGGAGCGGCAAGACGCGGGTTATCACCTACCGGATTGCCTACCTGATCGAGAAGGTTGGGGTGTCGCCGGACTCCATCCTGGCGATGACGTTTACCAACAAGGCTGCCGCCGAGATGCAGGAGCGCGTGGAACACCTGGTAGGTGGGCGGACGCTGGCCAAGCCGGTGATTTCGACGTTCCACTCGTTTTGCGTGCGGGTGCTGCGGCGCGATATCGAGGCACTGCAGATCAACGGAAAGGGCTACCGGAAAGATTTCGCGATTTACGACGAGAGCGACCAGCAGTCGCTGGTGAAGTCGGCGATGAAGCGGCTGGGGATCGACGATAAGCAGCTCACGGTGCGCAACGTGCTCTCGCGGATTTCGCATGCGAAGAACCATCTGCTGGATCCGCAGGAGGTGTACCTGCAATCCGGCGATCCGAAGGTGGAGCGGATCGCGCAGATCTACAAGGTGTACGAATCGGAGCTGGCGAAAGCGAATGCGCTCGACTTCGACGACCTGCTGCTGATGACCAACAAGCTGCTGAAGACCTCGACCGAGGTGCGCGAGCGCTACAACCGGCGGTTCCAGTACGTGCTGATTGATGAGTACCAGGACACCAACCGTCCGCAGTACGAGATCATGCGGGCGCTGGCGGGAACGCTGCACAACGTGTGCGCGGTGGGCGATGAGGACCAGTCGATCTACTCGTGGCGCGGGGCGGACATCCGCAACATTCTCGAGTTCGAGCAGGATTTCCCCGAGGCCAAGATCGTAAGGCTTGAGCAGAACTACCGTTCGACGCAGAACATTCTGGAAGCGGCGTCGGCAGTGGTGAAGAACAACCTGAAGCGGAAGGGCAAGAACCTGTGGACCGAGCGCATGGGTGGCGCGAAGGTCGGGTATTACGAGGCGCCGGACGGCGAGAACGAGTCGCTGTTTGTGGCCGACTACATCAACAAGTACCTGATGATCGCGCACGATGAAGACGATGAGCCGAAGCGCGCGGCGGTGCTCTATCGCACCAACTCGCAGTCGCGATTATTTGAAGAAGCGATGCGGCGCTATGGCATCAAGTACAACGTGGTCGGGGGCTTCAGCTTCTACGAGCGCGCCGAAATCAAGGACATGATCAGCTATCTGAAGCTGATCCAGAACCCGAGCGACTCGGTGGCGCTGCTGCGGACGATTAATACGCCGACGCGTGGGATCGGGAAGACGACCGTCGAGCAGATTGAGCGGATTGCGCTGGAGACCAACCTTCCGTTGTGGGATGCGTTGGGGCACATCGTGGAACAGCGACTAATGCAGCCACGGGCGTGCGCGGCGCTGAAGGGCTTCCGCGAACTTATTCAGGATGCGCGCGCCATGCTCTACGGGAAGTTCGAAGAGCGACTGGTGGAGACGGCACAGGTATCAAAGCCCGAAGAAAGTGACGCGGCCGAACCGGAGATTGCAGACGAAGATCTGCAAGACAACATGGCGTTCGACTTCGGAGAACTGGAGCCGGACGCGGAGGAGTTTTCGCCGGAGGCCCTGGGCACGGCGGAAGAAGCGGCTCCGGAGAAGGTCGAGGGCTTCCGCTCGCCCGGTGAGAACGCGAACGTTTCCGAGGTGCTGAAGTTCTTGATCGATCGCACGGGATACATCAAGCAGTTGGAGGCGGAAGACACTCCGGAGTCGCTGGCGCGGATTGAGAACCTTCGCGAATTGGTGAATGCGGCGATGGACTCGCGGGATCGCGGAGAAACGATTGCGGATTTCCTCGACCACGCCGCGCTGGTGGCGGACACCGACGACATTGAAGCCGGTGCGCAGGTCACGCTAATGACGATGCACGCGGCGAAGGGGCTGGAATTTCCGCTGGTGTTCATCGTCGGCATGGAAGAAGGGCTGTTTCCGAGCTCGCGGACGCTGATGAACCCGGATGAAGTTGAGGAAGAGCGGCGGCTTTGTTATGTCGGAATGACGCGGGCGATGCGCATCCTTGTGTTGAGCCGGGCGCGGTATCGGCGACGGTATGGGACCGACATGCCGGATGCGAGTACGGCTTCGCGGTTCCTGAGCGAAGTGCCACCGCAGTTGTTTGAAGACATCGGGTCGCCGCAGAAGAAAACGCCGGTGTTCGGCGATGACTCGTACAGCACGCATTACGACTACGAGAACGAAGATCAGCGTCCGCAATATGGACGGACGAAGCAGAAGACGAGCTATGGCGGCGGCTCGACATACAACTCGATCGACAACATTGCGGAGTTTTTCGCGTCGCGCGGGAAGAAATTCAATCGTCCGAGCGTGCCGATGGAAGAGCCGCATGGGAAGCGCGGGTTCCGTCCGGGACAGAAGGTGAAACACCCCAAGTATGGGGAGGGGACGGTGTATCAGCGCGAGGGCGAAGGGGAAGAAGCCAAGATTACGGTACAATTTCCAAGGTTCGGCTTGAAAAAACTGGTGGAGAAGTTCGCGCAGTTGGAAAAGGCGTGA
- a CDS encoding MBL fold metallo-hydrolase: MNVPAISSKTHRTTIGDFELTILTDGTYWLDGGAMFGVVPKPLWSKRVAADDQNRITLGLNSLLIRGNGKNILVETGIGPKLGEKQQQIYGNQSALLHSFETLKLSPDDIDVVINTHLHFDHCGWNTYYKDGRATPTFPRATYYAQQGEWEHAQEQHDRDKVSYISDNYDPLINAGQMKLLKGDAEIAPGVRVKMFPGHTRNLQAVIIESQGKTACYISDLIPTSAHLDPTWVMGYDLDPILCIDNRKKFYDVAIPEKWLVAFTHDHEHPFAYVERDERGKPVPRYL, from the coding sequence ATGAACGTACCGGCAATCTCCAGCAAGACGCATCGCACCACAATTGGCGATTTCGAGCTGACCATCCTGACCGACGGAACGTATTGGCTCGATGGCGGAGCCATGTTCGGAGTTGTGCCCAAGCCGCTCTGGAGCAAGCGGGTTGCGGCTGACGACCAGAACCGGATCACGCTCGGCTTGAACTCGCTGCTCATCCGCGGGAATGGCAAGAACATCCTGGTGGAGACTGGGATCGGCCCGAAGCTGGGCGAGAAGCAACAACAGATCTACGGAAACCAATCCGCATTGTTGCATAGTTTCGAAACTTTGAAACTATCGCCAGACGATATAGATGTGGTGATCAACACTCACCTGCACTTCGATCATTGCGGCTGGAACACCTATTACAAAGACGGTCGTGCCACGCCGACATTCCCGCGCGCCACATATTATGCGCAACAGGGTGAGTGGGAGCACGCGCAGGAACAGCACGATCGCGACAAGGTGAGCTACATCAGCGATAACTACGACCCGTTGATCAACGCCGGTCAGATGAAACTACTCAAGGGCGATGCGGAGATCGCGCCCGGCGTTCGTGTGAAGATGTTCCCCGGACATACCCGCAATCTGCAGGCTGTGATCATCGAGAGCCAAGGCAAGACTGCGTGCTACATCAGCGATCTAATTCCGACGTCCGCACACTTGGACCCGACGTGGGTGATGGGCTACGACCTCGACCCGATCCTGTGCATTGATAATCGCAAGAAGTTCTACGACGTGGCGATTCCGGAGAAGTGGCTGGTCGCATTCACTCACGATCACGAGCATCCCTTCGCATACGTCGAACGCGATGAGCGCGGAAAACCAGTGCCGCGGTATCTGTGA
- a CDS encoding polysaccharide deacetylase family protein produces MACAAAGDAFAEERARQIAFTFDDPKTDSGPGLTWQQVNDNLLAALDKANVKAALFVTGMRVDSEDGRKLVAKWNDAGHLIGSHSYSHLFFDSKKVTLAGFEADLLKNEPLVERYSQFQKLFRFPFFKEGNTKEKRDGMRAFLKEHGYRIGRATVDASDWAIDGRMRKRYEKDAKADLRPYRDFYLQHIWDRAQYYDSLAQRVLGRSPAHTVLLHHSPMNAMFLPDLIAQFKGKGWEPVDAAKAFADPVYDRQPDILPCGESLIWALAKETGKFDAELRYPGEDDVYENPKMDALGL; encoded by the coding sequence GTGGCGTGCGCAGCAGCGGGAGATGCGTTTGCTGAAGAGCGTGCGCGGCAGATTGCGTTTACGTTTGACGATCCGAAAACTGACAGCGGCCCCGGGCTGACCTGGCAGCAGGTGAATGACAACCTGCTCGCCGCGCTGGATAAGGCCAACGTGAAGGCGGCTTTGTTCGTGACCGGGATGCGCGTGGACAGCGAGGATGGGCGCAAGCTGGTGGCGAAGTGGAACGATGCGGGGCATTTGATCGGGAGCCACTCGTATTCGCACTTGTTCTTCGATTCGAAGAAGGTGACGCTGGCGGGGTTTGAGGCGGATCTGTTGAAGAACGAGCCGCTGGTGGAGAGGTACTCGCAGTTTCAGAAGCTGTTTCGGTTTCCGTTTTTTAAAGAGGGGAACACGAAAGAGAAGCGCGACGGGATGCGCGCGTTTTTGAAGGAGCATGGATACAGGATTGGGCGGGCGACCGTGGATGCTTCGGATTGGGCGATTGATGGGCGCATGCGCAAGCGGTATGAGAAAGATGCGAAGGCCGACCTGCGGCCGTATCGCGACTTCTATCTGCAACACATCTGGGACCGCGCGCAGTATTACGATTCGCTGGCACAGCGCGTGTTAGGACGGAGTCCCGCGCACACGGTATTGCTCCATCATTCGCCGATGAATGCGATGTTCTTGCCGGATTTGATTGCTCAATTCAAGGGCAAGGGATGGGAGCCGGTGGATGCGGCGAAGGCGTTTGCCGATCCGGTGTACGACCGGCAGCCGGACATTTTGCCTTGCGGCGAGAGCTTGATCTGGGCGCTGGCGAAAGAGACGGGGAAGTTCGACGCGGAGCTGCGGTATCCGGGCGAGGACGACGTGTACGAGAACCCAAAGATGGATGCGCTCGGTTTGTGA
- a CDS encoding ParB/RepB/Spo0J family partition protein — MTTMIEKRKVLGRGLESLLPASRATAAPAVATAPAPPTGDMVRELPIDHIDRNPYQTRTQWDETALNELAASIRVSGVLQPVTVRPHGDRFQLITGERRWRASQLAGKTTVPAIVRQVSNEQAMEMTIIENLQREDLNPMEQARAYERLAREFSLTQEQMAQRTGKDRSSVANFMRLLKLPAEVQAMVEGNKLSFGHAKALMPLESPEAIIRLAQRVATLSMSVRQTEGAVVNLLNPPEKKQPEERQVDPNVREVEREMERNLGVRVQIADRKGKGKIVIEYKSLEDFDRVVEVLQRR; from the coding sequence ATGACAACCATGATCGAAAAACGTAAAGTCCTCGGCCGCGGCCTGGAGAGTCTATTGCCCGCCTCCCGCGCCACCGCTGCGCCAGCAGTCGCCACCGCGCCGGCTCCGCCGACCGGTGATATGGTCCGTGAGCTTCCGATCGACCATATCGATCGCAATCCCTATCAGACGCGGACTCAATGGGATGAGACTGCACTGAACGAGTTAGCGGCCTCCATCAGGGTTTCGGGGGTGCTCCAGCCCGTGACCGTGCGCCCTCACGGCGATCGTTTTCAGCTAATTACTGGTGAACGTCGCTGGAGGGCTTCGCAGCTCGCTGGAAAGACCACGGTACCGGCGATCGTGCGGCAGGTCTCAAACGAACAGGCCATGGAGATGACGATCATCGAAAATCTCCAGCGCGAGGACTTGAATCCCATGGAGCAGGCCCGAGCTTACGAGCGCTTGGCGCGGGAATTCAGCCTGACCCAGGAGCAAATGGCACAACGGACGGGCAAAGACCGCTCATCTGTGGCGAATTTCATGCGGTTGCTAAAGCTGCCCGCCGAAGTCCAAGCCATGGTGGAGGGGAATAAGCTCTCCTTCGGGCACGCCAAGGCCTTGATGCCGTTGGAATCTCCTGAAGCGATCATCAGGCTCGCACAGCGAGTGGCAACCCTTTCAATGTCCGTTCGGCAGACCGAAGGCGCAGTCGTAAACCTGCTCAACCCTCCGGAAAAGAAACAGCCAGAGGAGCGCCAAGTGGATCCCAACGTCCGCGAGGTTGAACGGGAGATGGAGCGGAATCTTGGGGTTCGAGTTCAAATTGCGGACCGCAAAGGCAAGGGCAAGATCGTGATCGAATACAAGTCGCTGGAAGACTTCGATCGCGTTGTTGAGGTCCTTCAGCGACGATAG
- a CDS encoding amino acid permease yields MSDSEAPEHQLKKTLGPWSLTALGIGAVIGSGIFTVIGTAIAGQKFDTSSILNAPLLDYIIHHTATTGRPGAGPALALSLVLVALVCAFTALCYAELASMIPIAGSAYTYTYATMGELIAWIIGWDLILEYAVSNMAVSVGFAAHLVDAFDWFGWHPNPRWISPAYLPSGLTDLQGGTIYNTGWHFGFNIPAFLIVMLLTVVLVRGIRESAETNNIMVLLKIGAILAFVVAGMKYIHPTNYHPFAPQGWPGVLTGGSIIFFTYIGFDSVSTAAEEAKNPQRDLPIGIIATLVICTVLYIAVAVVLTGIVKWDTLIDDAAPVVNSLKKLGLMSHSKGLHWTRLVVLFGAMMGMISSLLVFQLGQARVWFAMSRDGLLPKLFGRVHPKFRTPSTATWIAGVLVGIPAGILDIGTLADLSNIGTLFAFVLVSLGVIILRFKQPERRRGFRAPGGLTAPILSVVFCILLMSGLPILTWLRFFAWLIIGMSVYWLYSRHRSEFAPVRK; encoded by the coding sequence ATCTCTGATTCCGAAGCGCCGGAGCATCAGCTTAAGAAGACGCTCGGACCCTGGTCTCTGACTGCTTTGGGCATCGGCGCCGTAATCGGCTCCGGCATCTTCACCGTCATCGGCACTGCGATCGCCGGCCAGAAGTTCGATACCTCTTCGATCCTGAACGCGCCGCTGCTCGACTACATCATTCATCACACGGCCACCACGGGACGGCCGGGCGCCGGTCCAGCCCTGGCGCTATCGCTGGTGTTGGTCGCGCTGGTCTGCGCGTTCACTGCATTGTGTTACGCCGAGCTGGCTTCCATGATCCCGATCGCTGGCAGTGCGTATACCTACACTTACGCCACCATGGGTGAGTTGATCGCGTGGATCATCGGCTGGGACCTTATCCTCGAGTACGCCGTCAGCAATATGGCCGTCAGTGTGGGTTTCGCCGCGCATCTGGTGGATGCCTTCGACTGGTTTGGTTGGCATCCCAATCCACGCTGGATATCGCCGGCGTACCTGCCGAGCGGCCTCACTGATCTCCAAGGCGGCACGATTTACAACACAGGTTGGCACTTCGGATTCAATATCCCGGCGTTCCTCATCGTAATGCTGTTGACGGTCGTCCTTGTGCGCGGAATCCGGGAATCGGCTGAGACGAACAACATTATGGTGCTCCTTAAAATTGGCGCCATTCTTGCTTTCGTGGTCGCCGGGATGAAGTACATCCACCCGACGAACTATCATCCGTTCGCACCGCAGGGTTGGCCGGGAGTTCTCACCGGTGGGTCGATTATCTTCTTCACCTACATCGGTTTTGATTCAGTATCCACCGCCGCCGAAGAAGCCAAGAACCCCCAGCGCGATTTACCGATCGGCATCATCGCCACTCTTGTCATTTGCACCGTGCTCTACATCGCGGTCGCCGTAGTACTGACAGGCATCGTGAAATGGGACACGCTGATTGACGACGCGGCTCCGGTCGTGAACAGCCTGAAGAAGCTCGGCCTGATGTCCCACTCCAAGGGACTGCATTGGACGCGACTGGTGGTACTGTTCGGGGCGATGATGGGGATGATCTCTTCGTTGCTCGTGTTTCAGCTCGGGCAGGCGCGGGTTTGGTTCGCAATGTCGCGGGACGGCCTTTTGCCAAAGCTGTTCGGGCGCGTCCATCCCAAGTTCCGCACGCCTTCCACGGCGACTTGGATTGCCGGGGTTCTCGTCGGCATTCCGGCAGGTATTCTCGACATTGGCACCCTCGCCGACCTTTCGAACATCGGCACGTTGTTTGCGTTCGTGCTTGTGTCACTAGGTGTCATCATTCTGCGATTTAAGCAGCCAGAACGACGCCGCGGGTTCCGCGCCCCCGGTGGGCTGACCGCCCCGATCTTGAGCGTGGTGTTCTGCATTCTGCTTATGTCCGGACTGCCGATTTTGACCTGGCTGCGATTCTTCGCCTGGCTGATTATTGGCATGAGCGTTTATTGGCTATATAGCCGTCACCGCAGCGAATTTGCGCCCGTCAGAAAGTAA
- a CDS encoding ParA family protein, producing MGKVIAIANQKGGVGKTTTAINLAASLAAAEVPTLLIDCDPQSNASSGLGFGKDPNRLSSYELLMGTAPASDVLQHTALEELQLIPASKNLIGANIELVMMERREYRLRDAIQVLKENFEFIVIDCPPALDLLTLNSLVAADSVLVPMQAEYFALEGVSELLDTVERIRESYNPELAVEGVVLTMFDDRTNLAQSVASELKSYFGERLCDTQIPRNVRLAEAPSHGKPALLYDPKSRGAESYIKLAKEVIQKHRNKAQHVAPEQMVQAHSESD from the coding sequence ATGGGCAAGGTCATCGCAATTGCTAATCAGAAGGGTGGCGTGGGCAAGACCACCACCGCCATCAACCTTGCCGCTTCCCTTGCGGCAGCCGAGGTCCCGACGTTGCTTATTGACTGCGACCCTCAGTCGAATGCATCGAGCGGCTTGGGCTTCGGAAAAGATCCCAATCGTCTGAGTAGCTACGAGCTGCTGATGGGGACGGCGCCAGCCAGCGACGTACTGCAACACACCGCGCTCGAAGAGTTACAGCTCATTCCAGCAAGTAAGAACCTGATCGGTGCCAATATTGAGCTCGTCATGATGGAGCGGCGCGAGTATCGCCTACGCGACGCCATTCAAGTGCTGAAGGAAAATTTCGAGTTCATTGTGATTGACTGTCCCCCGGCGCTGGATCTCCTCACGCTCAATTCCCTCGTCGCCGCCGATTCGGTACTCGTTCCAATGCAGGCGGAGTACTTCGCGCTCGAGGGCGTTAGCGAATTGTTGGATACCGTCGAGCGTATCCGGGAGTCGTATAACCCTGAGCTTGCGGTCGAAGGCGTCGTTTTGACGATGTTCGATGATCGAACCAACCTGGCGCAGTCCGTCGCTTCCGAACTAAAAAGCTATTTTGGCGAGCGATTATGCGATACCCAGATTCCGCGCAATGTTCGGCTTGCCGAAGCACCTAGTCACGGAAAACCAGCGTTGCTGTACGATCCGAAGTCCCGCGGGGCTGAAAGCTACATCAAGTTGGCGAAAGAAGTGATCCAGAAGCACCGCAATAAGGCGCAGCACGTCGCTCCCGAGCAGATGGTGCAGGCGCACAGCGAGAGCGATTAA
- the add gene encoding adenosine deaminase — MNSSTGSEKLSGPSSFIRSLPKAELHLHLEGTVDPATLAELSRRHPTTLPVLNNRYSDVSDSGRVLSEDDARAIYRYKDFIGFLMAFKAVTERLRDPDDYELITYRMCEELAREGCVYAEPYVSVGVIYWRGGEFDHLFDGMERGRERGERDFGVKINWIFDAVRHFGPDEGWKVVEKAIQLRERNVVGIGIGGDEAGGPAENFREIYENAAKNGLHLTAHAGESTGPESIWSAMNDLKAERIGHGLHAIEDPELVEHLAKSGTAIEVCVSSNVRTGCCRALAEHPVRKLFDAGVKITIATDDPEMFGCTLTGEYQILQDQFGFSDDDLRRVARNSFEASFLPETEKQKYLAAI, encoded by the coding sequence ATGAATAGTTCTACAGGCTCGGAGAAGCTCTCCGGGCCTTCTTCATTTATCCGAAGTCTGCCGAAGGCCGAGCTGCATTTGCATCTTGAGGGTACGGTCGATCCCGCGACGCTTGCGGAGTTGAGCCGTCGGCATCCGACGACCTTGCCGGTGCTGAACAATCGCTATTCGGACGTGAGCGATAGCGGGCGCGTGCTCAGCGAAGACGATGCGCGCGCGATTTATAGATACAAAGATTTCATCGGATTCCTGATGGCGTTCAAGGCCGTGACCGAGCGCCTGCGCGATCCCGACGATTACGAACTCATCACCTATCGCATGTGCGAAGAGCTGGCGCGCGAGGGCTGCGTGTATGCGGAGCCGTATGTGTCCGTGGGCGTGATCTATTGGCGTGGCGGAGAGTTCGATCATTTATTCGACGGCATGGAACGCGGGCGAGAACGCGGCGAGCGAGATTTCGGCGTAAAGATCAATTGGATCTTCGATGCGGTGCGTCACTTCGGGCCGGACGAAGGGTGGAAAGTTGTCGAGAAGGCGATCCAGCTTCGCGAGCGCAACGTGGTTGGAATCGGAATTGGCGGCGATGAGGCGGGTGGACCGGCCGAGAACTTTCGCGAGATCTACGAGAACGCCGCGAAGAACGGGCTGCATCTGACGGCACATGCAGGTGAAAGTACGGGACCTGAATCGATTTGGTCCGCCATGAATGATCTGAAAGCCGAGCGCATTGGACATGGTCTGCACGCGATCGAGGATCCAGAGCTCGTGGAACACCTCGCGAAATCTGGCACAGCGATCGAAGTGTGCGTGAGCAGCAATGTCCGGACGGGTTGTTGCCGAGCGCTCGCCGAGCATCCGGTGCGGAAGCTTTTCGACGCCGGTGTGAAGATCACGATTGCTACCGATGATCCCGAAATGTTTGGCTGCACGTTGACCGGCGAATATCAGATCCTGCAGGACCAATTCGGCTTCAGTGACGATGACCTTCGGCGGGTCGCGCGGAATTCCTTCGAAGCGTCGTTCTTGCCGGAAACGGAAAAACAAAAATATCTGGCGGCAATCTAG